The following coding sequences lie in one Myxococcus xanthus genomic window:
- a CDS encoding caspase family protein, whose protein sequence is MMRRTTAGEWGRRCGLLAAACLGVWATVSAAATPPPAEEPPVTLRRFALLVGSSEGGEGRERLRYAGSDALAMSRVLGELGGVAVADRVLLLEADRKGLLGALERMRVLVEAAAADGVRSELVLYYSGHSDAEGLLPRGERLTYAALKQGLGAVPVDVRIAILDSCGSGAVTRFKGGVHRPGFLMDAASQVRGHAYLASSSADEVAQESDTIGASFFTHFLVTGLRGAADASGDGRVTLHEAYQFAFHETLARTERTQGGPQHAAYDIQLAGSGDLVLTDLRTSRVRLTVAEDVQGRLFVRDWGNQLVAELQKPAGRRLALGLEAGRYQVVLERPSQRLEAELTVSPKGGSELRAEHFVPMTLTRTAARGGTDMRAEALSTGEPVVLGDMPSVPFNLSLVPPLATTALWGGGGRNHLALGALGVRSMQLQGLGVAVGVGWVDGTVEGFQVSGVANVAGGEIFGLQTAFGGNLAFGGGTGGQVSAVFNMAERDFTGFQVSTTANRAAARLRGVQAAVGINLAERLAGAQVGLINISGDVAGAQVGLINVAAEVRGVQLGFINIADDVSVPIGFLSIVRKGRFVLELSADDVMPLSVGIKYGSRTVYVLATTGVGIGEDSLRTFLNMGLGVHVPLDAADRYSLDVDLSYGSWQPNFYGSGPKNTLFRMRATLGWELKRRFALFGGVSLNAYDPSSQDEDRNVSWLPQWKLGRGPGGVRMWPGLLLGVRI, encoded by the coding sequence ATGATGAGACGCACCACTGCTGGGGAATGGGGCCGCCGGTGCGGTCTGCTGGCCGCCGCCTGCCTGGGCGTGTGGGCCACGGTGTCCGCCGCGGCCACGCCGCCCCCGGCGGAAGAGCCCCCGGTGACGCTGCGCCGCTTCGCGCTGCTCGTGGGCTCCAGCGAGGGCGGTGAGGGACGCGAGCGGCTGCGCTACGCGGGCTCGGATGCGCTGGCCATGTCCCGCGTGCTGGGGGAGCTGGGCGGCGTGGCGGTGGCGGACCGCGTGCTGCTGCTGGAGGCGGACCGGAAGGGCCTGCTGGGCGCGCTGGAGCGGATGCGGGTGCTGGTGGAAGCCGCGGCCGCTGACGGCGTTCGCAGCGAGCTGGTGCTCTACTACTCGGGCCACTCGGACGCGGAGGGGTTGCTGCCGCGCGGTGAGCGGCTGACCTACGCGGCGCTGAAGCAGGGGCTGGGCGCGGTGCCCGTGGACGTGCGCATCGCGATTCTGGACTCGTGCGGCTCCGGCGCGGTGACGCGCTTCAAGGGTGGGGTGCACCGGCCGGGCTTCCTCATGGACGCGGCGTCGCAGGTGCGGGGCCACGCGTACCTCGCCTCCAGCTCCGCGGATGAAGTGGCGCAGGAGTCGGACACCATTGGCGCGTCCTTCTTCACGCACTTCCTGGTGACGGGCCTGCGCGGCGCGGCGGACGCCAGCGGCGACGGCCGCGTCACCCTGCACGAGGCCTACCAGTTCGCCTTCCATGAAACGCTGGCGCGCACGGAGCGAACGCAGGGCGGTCCGCAGCACGCGGCCTATGACATCCAACTGGCGGGCAGCGGCGACCTGGTGCTGACGGACCTGCGCACCTCGCGCGTGCGGCTCACGGTGGCGGAGGACGTGCAGGGCCGCCTCTTCGTGCGCGACTGGGGCAACCAGCTGGTCGCGGAGCTGCAGAAGCCCGCGGGCCGGCGCCTGGCGCTGGGGCTGGAGGCGGGGCGCTATCAGGTCGTGCTGGAGCGGCCCTCGCAGCGGCTCGAGGCGGAGTTGACGGTGTCGCCGAAGGGAGGCTCGGAGCTGCGCGCCGAGCACTTCGTTCCCATGACACTCACCCGCACGGCGGCCCGAGGCGGGACGGACATGCGGGCCGAGGCCCTGTCCACCGGTGAGCCGGTGGTCCTCGGTGACATGCCCTCCGTGCCCTTCAACCTGTCACTGGTGCCGCCGCTGGCCACCACCGCGCTGTGGGGAGGCGGCGGGCGCAACCATCTGGCGCTGGGCGCGTTGGGCGTGCGCTCGATGCAGCTTCAGGGGTTGGGCGTGGCCGTCGGCGTGGGGTGGGTGGATGGGACGGTGGAGGGGTTCCAGGTGTCGGGCGTCGCGAACGTGGCGGGCGGGGAGATTTTCGGTCTCCAGACGGCGTTCGGCGGCAACCTCGCCTTCGGTGGCGGGACGGGCGGGCAGGTGTCCGCCGTCTTCAACATGGCCGAGCGGGACTTCACGGGCTTCCAGGTGAGCACCACGGCGAACCGCGCGGCGGCGCGCCTTCGTGGCGTGCAGGCGGCCGTGGGCATCAACCTGGCGGAGCGGCTCGCGGGCGCGCAGGTGGGCCTCATCAACATCTCCGGGGACGTCGCGGGCGCGCAGGTGGGCCTCATCAACGTGGCGGCCGAGGTGCGCGGCGTGCAGCTGGGGTTCATCAACATCGCGGATGACGTGTCGGTGCCCATCGGCTTCTTGAGCATCGTGCGCAAGGGGCGCTTCGTGCTGGAGCTCTCCGCCGACGACGTCATGCCCCTGTCGGTGGGCATCAAGTATGGGAGCCGGACAGTCTACGTGCTGGCCACCACGGGCGTGGGGATTGGCGAGGACTCGCTGCGGACCTTCCTCAACATGGGTCTGGGCGTGCACGTCCCGCTGGATGCCGCGGACCGCTACTCGCTGGACGTGGACCTGTCGTACGGCAGCTGGCAGCCGAACTTCTATGGCTCGGGGCCCAAGAACACGCTGTTCCGGATGCGCGCCACGCTGGGGTGGGAACTCAAGCGGCGCTTCGCGCTCTTCGGCGGCGTGTCCCTCAACGCGTATGACCCTTCGTCTCAGGACGAGGACCGCAACGTGAGCTGGCTGCCGCAGTGGAAGTTGGGGCGCGGCCCCGGCGGCGTCCGGATGTGGCCCGGCCTGCTGCTGGGCGTTCGCATCTGA
- a CDS encoding alpha/beta fold hydrolase, producing MVLESFLVGEGDVPTVMLHGFLGTGRNLRSLATAWSAADPSRRILLPDLTGHGTSPALPANSDLYSMARDVVDTARAQGFQGPFDWVGHSLGGRVTLAASLNVPEAVRSVSLLDIAPGPVPGDLSESGKVLGILLQAPSQAENRRTMRAELTGRELSEPLADWLLMNLVTEERGVRWRFDRQGLADLHSRVNDTDLWAAVERKEGPPTRCLRGGRSKYVSDADAERLVAAGCPVETLPEAGHFVHVDAPQAVLAWLR from the coding sequence ATGGTCCTCGAGAGTTTCCTGGTGGGTGAGGGCGATGTGCCCACGGTGATGCTGCACGGCTTCCTGGGCACGGGGCGCAATCTGCGCTCGCTGGCGACGGCGTGGAGCGCGGCGGACCCGAGCCGGCGCATCCTCCTGCCGGACCTCACCGGGCATGGGACGTCCCCTGCCCTGCCGGCGAACTCGGACCTCTACAGCATGGCCCGGGACGTGGTGGACACGGCGCGTGCGCAGGGGTTCCAGGGTCCGTTCGACTGGGTGGGGCATTCGCTGGGAGGGAGGGTGACGCTCGCGGCGAGCCTCAATGTCCCGGAGGCCGTCCGGAGTGTGTCGCTGCTGGACATCGCCCCGGGGCCCGTCCCGGGAGACTTGTCGGAGAGTGGCAAGGTGCTGGGCATCCTGCTCCAGGCCCCGTCCCAGGCGGAGAATCGCCGGACGATGCGCGCGGAGCTCACGGGCCGCGAATTGTCGGAGCCGCTGGCGGACTGGCTGCTGATGAACCTGGTGACCGAGGAGCGCGGCGTGCGCTGGCGCTTCGACCGGCAGGGGCTGGCGGACCTGCACTCGCGCGTGAATGACACGGACCTGTGGGCGGCGGTGGAGCGCAAGGAGGGCCCACCGACGCGGTGCCTTCGGGGTGGCCGCTCGAAGTACGTGAGTGACGCGGACGCGGAGCGCCTGGTGGCCGCGGGCTGCCCGGTGGAGACGCTGCCGGAGGCCGGGCACTTCGTCCACGTGGACGCGCCGCAAGCGGTGTTGGCGTGGCTGCGCTGA
- a CDS encoding nuclear transport factor 2 family protein translates to MPLHTLNAPPDEVFRVPTVSLLLFVLASAPANTAPVDPKAAVTAVLDDWHQAAAAADEARYFGHFTDDAVYLGTDATERWTRDEFHAWAKPYFSKGKAWNFKATSRHIFFSKDGAVAWFDEALDTPNLGPSRGSGVLVKDADTWKIAQYNLSIPIPNDVLPEVKRRIERHLVRSQKPPKSTTGRPPAKVPAPQTPPIKERAPAQAN, encoded by the coding sequence GTGCCGCTTCATACCTTGAACGCCCCGCCTGATGAGGTCTTCCGCGTGCCTACCGTTTCCTTGCTGCTCTTCGTGCTCGCCTCCGCTCCCGCGAACACGGCCCCCGTGGACCCGAAGGCCGCTGTCACCGCCGTGCTGGATGACTGGCACCAGGCCGCCGCCGCCGCGGACGAGGCGCGCTACTTCGGCCACTTCACCGACGACGCGGTGTACCTGGGCACCGACGCGACCGAGCGTTGGACCCGTGACGAATTCCACGCCTGGGCGAAGCCGTACTTCTCCAAGGGCAAGGCCTGGAACTTCAAGGCGACGTCACGCCACATCTTCTTCTCGAAGGATGGCGCGGTGGCCTGGTTCGACGAGGCGTTGGACACGCCCAACCTGGGCCCCAGCCGCGGCAGCGGCGTGCTGGTGAAGGACGCCGACACCTGGAAGATTGCCCAGTACAACCTCTCCATCCCCATCCCCAACGACGTGCTGCCGGAGGTGAAGCGGCGCATCGAGCGGCACCTGGTGCGGAGCCAGAAGCCGCCGAAGTCGACCACCGGCAGGCCGCCGGCGAAGGTGCCCGCGCCGCAGACGCCCCCCATCAAGGAGAGGGCGCCCGCTCAGGCGAACTAA
- a CDS encoding erythromycin esterase family protein: protein MGSMEEDAPEVSAALLEGIRAAALPVSGRASDLDPLIESIGDARFVLLGEATHGTHEFYQARATLTRRLIAEQGFRALVVEADWPTALRVDTFVRGNGQDTTAAGALGNFQRFPRWMWRNREMEELVTWMRAHNATVPPEQRAGFYGMDLYSLHDSMREVVAWLDTVDPDAAQRARERYACFDHFGPEPHVYGQSTTSGQADSCEEQVWAQFVELQRRRTRGPEDADARFHAEQNARLVANAEAYYRAVYAGRHEGWNLRDTHMADTVDALAAHLSRSGPPARLVIWAHNSHLGDARATQMGDQGELNVGQLLRERHGAATYNVGFTTYTGVVIAAHEWDEPGLRRRIQPAMSGSYERLFHDVGMPAFLLRMAELGEAAGGLHERRLERAIGVVYAPRTERWSHYFHANLPAQFDAVLHYDETRALRPLDSDAGHGEEDAPDTYPFGL from the coding sequence GCCGCGCTTCGGACCTGGACCCGCTCATCGAGAGCATCGGTGATGCGCGGTTCGTCCTGCTGGGCGAGGCCACACACGGGACACACGAGTTCTACCAGGCACGCGCCACCCTCACCCGCCGCCTCATCGCCGAGCAGGGTTTCCGCGCGCTGGTGGTGGAGGCCGACTGGCCGACCGCCCTGCGCGTCGACACGTTCGTGCGGGGTAACGGGCAGGACACGACGGCCGCTGGCGCCCTGGGCAACTTCCAGCGATTCCCACGGTGGATGTGGCGCAACCGGGAGATGGAGGAGCTGGTCACCTGGATGCGTGCCCACAACGCCACGGTGCCGCCGGAGCAGCGTGCGGGCTTCTACGGCATGGACCTGTACAGCCTTCACGACTCCATGCGGGAGGTGGTGGCCTGGTTGGACACGGTGGACCCGGACGCCGCGCAGCGGGCCCGCGAGCGCTACGCCTGCTTCGACCATTTCGGCCCCGAGCCCCACGTCTATGGCCAGTCCACCACGTCGGGGCAGGCGGACTCGTGCGAGGAGCAGGTCTGGGCCCAGTTCGTGGAGTTGCAGCGGCGGAGGACTCGAGGGCCCGAGGACGCGGACGCCCGCTTCCACGCCGAGCAGAACGCCCGGCTCGTCGCCAACGCGGAGGCGTACTACCGCGCCGTGTATGCGGGCCGGCACGAAGGCTGGAACCTGCGTGACACGCACATGGCGGACACGGTGGACGCGCTCGCGGCGCACCTGTCACGCAGCGGTCCACCGGCCCGGTTGGTCATCTGGGCGCACAACTCCCACCTGGGTGATGCCCGCGCCACGCAGATGGGTGACCAGGGGGAGCTCAACGTGGGCCAGCTCCTGCGCGAGCGGCACGGCGCGGCCACGTACAACGTGGGCTTCACCACGTACACGGGTGTGGTCATCGCCGCGCACGAATGGGACGAGCCCGGCCTGCGACGCCGCATCCAGCCCGCCATGTCCGGCAGCTACGAGCGCCTGTTCCACGACGTGGGCATGCCCGCGTTCCTGCTGCGCATGGCCGAGCTGGGCGAAGCGGCGGGCGGCCTGCACGAGCGCCGTCTGGAGCGCGCCATCGGCGTGGTGTACGCGCCGCGCACCGAGCGGTGGAGCCACTACTTCCACGCGAACCTGCCCGCGCAGTTCGACGCGGTGCTGCACTACGACGAGACGCGGGCATTGCGCCCGTTGGATTCGGATGCCGGGCACGGGGAGGAGGACGCGCCTGACACGTATCCCTTCGGGTTGTGA